The Geotrypetes seraphini chromosome 2, aGeoSer1.1, whole genome shotgun sequence genome contains the following window.
cccatgtctttctcaataatagactatggacttttcttccaagaacttgtccaaaattttcttaaaaccagctacattatccatTCTCACCACAACTTCtgccaatgcattccagagcttaattattctctgagtgaaaataatttcctcctattggttttaaaaataatttcctgtaactttatcaagtgtcCCTTCAACTTTAACCTCCACCTCTAACTCCACTTCTACAGATGAGGTAAGCCTGCACCCTTTTCTCCAGAAGCCTAATATGGGGATGTGTTTGTTTCCTAGTAACATATTGTAACTATGTCACTGATTGTCcaactcttcttattgtaaaccgcctcgaactaccatggctttggcagtatataagaaataaattattattattattattattattattattatagtgaaTGAGACCCAATAAGACAGCCAGAACCATACTTGTCACTTCAGTCAGGCAACATTCCATCATGATCAAATACTGGCATAACAAAAAGGGTAGTCACACTATCATGGAAGAGTGGTTTTATATTAGTTGTAGCATAGTCAAATTTATTGTTAATACCTGATGTggggccatttttgatatgatgctcaaatctgagtttagacattttgcagaagacacacaaaaatccagtaatgAACATGCCCATTttaaaaactgcaaaatgtctcaATCCCATTTTTCCCCACAAAATTGCCATTTTATAgatgtgtttatttttttaaaaaacattttcacataataaaaaaaaaaatgtccaaaagaaaagcGCACAAAgcaagccattgggatataggagaggccagcatttttagtggactggccacacagacatcccagtagaGCAATAAGGCACCTCAGAGGGCAATGTAGTGAACTcgcataaaaaggcccaggtacacatttTAACATAAACTCCtcatagtgtatggtgagccctccaaaaccatcTAAAACCTACTGAACCCAAATGTATACCACACCAATGACCCTTATGCCAgcaagtgtcacctatatgtaggttgTGGTATGTGAGGTAGGCCTGCTAGGACTGGCCCTAGTATAAGGCCTATGCCTGGAGCAGTTAGTGCCCATTCTGCTCAAGATAAAGAACAGTTTTCCTTTTTGCCTACTAATGCCAGCAGATGGAGCTTGGGGGTTGAGCTacagacttcccctccccctctactTCCCAGGTCTTGTGACCGGAAATGCTATGCACCTGGGAAGGTTGGGCGGGGCTGCTAGTTCCTTAATCTCAGGTCTGAGCAGTTGGAAAGGCAGAGGGAGAACTGGAGAGTAGGAGAACAGTCACAAGGAAAGTACTGGCAGCCTAGCTCAGGACTAAGAGCTCTGCAGGACCAACAAACACCAGAATGCATGGAGATTGTTGAAGCTGGGACTGAGATGACTCCTGACCTCTCTGAAGTTCCACAAGCCATGGAATTAGAATTAGAATCAGAACCAGGCCCAGAGGTTCAAACAGTTCAACCCATGGAAGTATGTCTCTCCAAGGCAAGTGCAAAATCTGCCTAAAGAGTATATAATTTACTTATGCTTTGGACAGTgaactgtttttggtttttttttcttttgagaatgTGTTTTGCCCTGCTGAAACTGAAGCAGAACAGCACAGAAGTGTGGGATGGTAAAACTGATATGTGATAATCTTTTGGGTTTCACTTTATCCAGCCAGTGTGGTGGGGGATTTAGCCCCACGTTttgaggtgggatagagggctctATTTTGTAGCGATATTACAACatgtggagcacaccacctggtcaGCATAATTTACATTGCTGAAGGAGTGCAGTGCTGTGTCACTGACCATAATCCAAGTTTACTACCAAAGGgaagaaactgttttctttttgttagtttttctttttgaaagaacTTTGAAGCTGAGGCTCTGATATAATACTGAAATTgagtttttcttttgtgtttgaaaaACCCGCGGCGGGCTCCGGTGCAGGCCTCGGGCGTCTCCCCGCGCGCGGCCTGGGTCCTCCGGTGAGCCGAGGCACGGCCTCCGGGCACCTGCCCAGACCCCGGCAGGCGGAGGAGCCGTGACGCggccgggaagggggggggcgggagcgTGACGGCACATCCTGGCGCCGCTTCCCGCTGGATGGCCGCCATGCCTTGCCAGAACCAGCCTAGCGCCCCGGACCAGGCCGCCGCCAGCCTCCCCAGGTCGCTTCGCTTCTCGGAGCTCGAAGCTGAGCCCGAGTCCCCGGACAGCGACAGCCAGGAAGACGTGGAAGCGCTGCAGCAGCAAGTGGGGGCTCGACTCCGGCTCCTGCCCATCAACGACCAGATCCGAGAGCTACAGACCATCATCAGGGACAGGACAACCAGCAGAGGAGACTTTGTATTTTCAGCTGACCGCTTGATCAGACTAGTGGTGGAAGAGGGACTGAACCAGCTGCCATACACAGAATGTACTGTGACTACACCAACAGGGTACAAGTATGACGGTGTGAAATTCGAGAAAGGAAACTGTGGTGTCAGCATAATGAGAAGTGGTGAAGCAATGGAACAGGGACTCCGGGACTGCTGCCGGTCTATCCGAATAGGGAAGATCCTGATTCAGAGTGATGAAGAGACACAGCGAGCAAAGGTTTATTACGCCAAGTTCCCACCAGACATTTACAGAAGGAAAGTGCTCCTGATGTATCCGATCCTGAGCACCGGGAACACTGTAATTGAGGCTGTAAAGGTTCTAATCGAGCATGGGGTACAGCCCAGCTTTATCATCCTGCTCAGCCTGTTCTCCACCCCCCACGGTGCCAAATCGATTATCCAGGAGTTCCCAGAAATCACAATTTTAACTACAGAAGTTCATCCTGTTGCACCAACACATTTCGGGCAGAAATATTTTGGCACAGACTGAGATGCATTTCTGAGGCTACACGTTAGTGTTGGATTTTTTTGGTgtagttttattttctttttgtagcCTAACAGAAAATGTTTTTAAGATTTCTCTTTGGCTGACCTGGTTTAATTTCTTTGGTTACTTCTTGACCTCTTTACAGGGCACATTCCATTATTAAGGGCGTGCTAAGACTCCATTGTCCTttcttttaaattattaatttttcAATGACCTTTTAAGTGGCTGCTTGCAatagcaaagaaaaataaaattaaaaaaaaaaaataaaaaaaaaagaaaagactggATTGCTTGGTAAAAATCCTGACAaaagtttgtttttcattttggttttattGTTATGCAACAAaataaatccagtcctggtttacATGAAAACTTACCTGACTTGTGGGCAAAATCCTTATTCTAAAGTGGTTtgctttttccttccttgtggAGCCTTCCGCAGCTCACAAGGGCATAATCCTTGTTCCCGCAGTcctggacacattgccctgaGAGTGCGGGTTACAAGGTACAGtgagatttgggtgggttttggaaggttcACAGATTCTACCATAATTGTAGtaattagagtgggatatgggcctgaatccccatctctatggttaaCCACACTGCCCATAGGCTATTCCAGTAATCTGCTtgttgctctactaggactggccataacatctgaagctttcatacaggcaggtatatatggattcatttacatctttgaggTTGGTAGAGGGTCATTGATAACAGGTAGTTTACCTTCCAGTTTTCCAGCCCTCAGGACCTAAGAAAGGCTATTTTGTGTTACCTGGAGGATACAAATGACTTTCGTCTCTCAGACCACCTCTTTGTGTTGACGAATCCAGCTAAAAAAGGAAATGCCAGCATCCAAGGCACCAATTTCAAGATGGATCAGGTCAGCTATTTTGTCCTGCTACTTTGACTGTGGTAGGCAGCCTCCCTTCATGCTTCATACACATTTGATGAAAGGGATTGCCTTTTTCTGGGCTAAATCCAGGGCAATGTCACTGGATGAAATTTGTTAGGCAATGACTTGGTTGTCCCTTCACACTTACACCAAATTTTGTAGGGTGAATGTAGCAGTTCAAGAGGACTGCTACTTTGGAGCCTAAATCTTAAGGAAaggcttatctctcccatccaGATTTTCTGGGACTGCTGAGGTATGTCCCTTATTTCTgaataccatccctattgcactgaaaaaagagattaggttcttaccttgataatatattttccagtagatatggATGGTATGCTGATTTCCCCAGCCCATCATTGTTGATGTGCCTGCCTGGATCCCCTGCTACTTGAAGTCTGTATTTCTGACCTTTTTACTAGCTATTGTAAATTGGAAGACATTGTATATTGTCTGTATATAGTTACTTGGGGTTTCCCCAGAGTTCTACAGTGTTTATGGCCTTTTTATAATAAAGATGATTTGTTCCTTATTCCCTCCATGGCATGTTTATGAGCCATGTGTTTATACATCAGCCTTTGACAAGGTGTAAGTGCTTATGCTTAAAATTTGACATGCacattttccaagtacctttcttatttctaatcttaatgtatattttctgtaaaccgcttagaacctaacggatgtagtggtatataagaaataaattacattacaaataaattacattacacatGCTGGCTTACatcctattctataacagaaatTTCATGCTCAGTTGCTGTTACAGAATTGGTGCTTAGCACATGTATTTTTAGAGCTTAATGTCTGGCACCCTTTGTAGAATCTACCCCAAAGTGTCTTAGTAggctttaaaaatataaaattgtttCCAATTAATAAAGCTTACCATCACTCTCATTAGAAACAGTTTacggtttatggtttatttgaaatttgctatactaaaataaaaatttgaaaagaactacaatgacGACAGGACAGAACACAAACATACCATATAATAATAGTGGCGAGAAAGAGTCAGAAGGGTTTAGGAGAAAAGGACATGAAAAGGGAGAATGGAAAGAAGCAAAATatgaggggggaaaaaagagaaaaaggtagggaagggaagggggaaaaaaagagcagTGACCAGAAACTAGATAAATTTCAGTTGGCTCAGGGTTTTTAACTTTTATGCCATgttgaaaagccaggttttcagcataACTTTGAAAGTCTTAAAAAGTCAGTTCACCCCTGATGTGGAGTTCATGCTCTAATTCCTGCTTCAAAAGAATTTATTATCCTATTCCTGCATAAAACATCAAGGTTGATCTCAAAAACATATACTTCAATGAAAAGATGTCTACAT
Protein-coding sequences here:
- the LOC117355430 gene encoding uracil phosphoribosyltransferase homolog isoform X2, with the translated sequence MAAMPCQNQPSAPDQAAASLPRSLRFSELEAEPESPDSDSQEDVEALQQQVGARLRLLPINDQIRELQTIIRDRTTSRGDFVFSADRLIRLVVEEGLNQLPYTECTVTTPTGEAMEQGLRDCCRSIRIGKILIQSDEETQRAKVYYAKFPPDIYRRKVLLMYPILSTGNTVIEAVKVLIEHGVQPSFIILLSLFSTPHGAKSIIQEFPEITILTTEVHPVAPTHFGQKYFGTD
- the LOC117355430 gene encoding uracil phosphoribosyltransferase homolog isoform X1, yielding MAAMPCQNQPSAPDQAAASLPRSLRFSELEAEPESPDSDSQEDVEALQQQVGARLRLLPINDQIRELQTIIRDRTTSRGDFVFSADRLIRLVVEEGLNQLPYTECTVTTPTGYKYDGVKFEKGNCGVSIMRSGEAMEQGLRDCCRSIRIGKILIQSDEETQRAKVYYAKFPPDIYRRKVLLMYPILSTGNTVIEAVKVLIEHGVQPSFIILLSLFSTPHGAKSIIQEFPEITILTTEVHPVAPTHFGQKYFGTD